One window from the genome of Salisaeta longa DSM 21114 encodes:
- a CDS encoding sensor histidine kinase family protein: protein MSATNDALIDALLSAVPRPALLCTPAGDVVACNAGAKRLLAGTNAAGPPGANVLDDWPSDALRQALHAAPDAPPTVVALSDASADDLGALVVQPAPPYVLLSAAPEAAPPRTSRVLRDLIEAMREPLASVRAAVETMTHFPSIDTAAATQFLQIIEEQTVRLSDQLEAAVSAYAAHYRASTYLQPMNLQALADLVASAGAPAPHAIHRADDARVVVAVHPSTFPPLVSFLVRRVRHATQCPKVTLHIVPREATVALDLRWTGPAITTARLQRWHGSPLPTGDTLVELTVQDVLDDHEAQLWPTANASTAAVRLLLPTERVAPSHT from the coding sequence GTGTCTGCCACAAACGATGCCCTTATCGATGCGCTGCTTTCGGCCGTGCCGAGGCCCGCGCTGTTGTGCACGCCGGCCGGCGACGTCGTAGCGTGCAATGCCGGGGCCAAGCGCCTCTTGGCGGGAACGAATGCCGCCGGGCCGCCGGGTGCCAACGTGCTCGATGACTGGCCGAGCGACGCCCTGCGCCAGGCGCTGCACGCTGCGCCCGATGCTCCTCCAACGGTTGTTGCGCTGTCCGACGCATCGGCCGATGATCTTGGGGCGCTTGTTGTGCAGCCCGCGCCGCCTTATGTGCTGCTGAGCGCCGCCCCGGAGGCCGCGCCGCCCCGCACCTCGCGCGTGCTGCGCGACCTTATCGAAGCCATGCGCGAGCCGCTGGCTAGCGTGCGCGCTGCCGTGGAGACGATGACCCACTTCCCGTCGATTGACACGGCCGCCGCCACCCAATTTCTGCAGATTATCGAGGAGCAAACGGTGCGGCTCAGCGACCAACTGGAGGCCGCGGTGTCGGCCTACGCCGCGCACTATCGCGCCAGCACGTACCTCCAGCCCATGAACCTGCAGGCCCTGGCCGACCTCGTCGCGTCGGCCGGAGCTCCCGCGCCCCACGCCATCCATCGGGCCGACGATGCACGCGTTGTGGTTGCGGTGCACCCTTCGACCTTTCCGCCGCTCGTCTCGTTTCTTGTGCGCCGCGTGCGGCACGCAACGCAATGCCCGAAGGTAACCTTGCACATCGTTCCGCGCGAGGCGACTGTCGCGCTTGACCTTCGCTGGACGGGGCCCGCCATCACCACGGCCCGCCTGCAGCGCTGGCACGGCAGCCCGCTTCCCACCGGCGATACGCTCGTAGAGCTGACGGTGCAGGACGTGCTGGACGACCACGAAGCGCAGCTGTGGCCCACCGCAAACGCTTCTACCGCGGCCGTGCGCCTGCTGCTGCCCACCGAGCGCGTCGCCCCCTCGCACACGTAG
- a CDS encoding Uma2 family endonuclease → MANVATGPRPPSQRLMQRERPFTVEEYHALAAAGILTEDSRVELLDGRIVAMSPIGSKHLHCVNRLNELFARRLYHSGAPLARISVQNPVRLTPHSEPEPDLVLLRPDAPQDRTPIPDDVLLLIEVADTSADFDRTEKRPRYAAAGIPEYWLVDLAAETVEVARGPEAGRYTTITRATRGDTLAVEALPTLEALPVQEILQKQT, encoded by the coding sequence ATGGCTAACGTCGCTACAGGGCCGCGTCCGCCGTCGCAGCGTTTGATGCAGCGAGAGCGCCCATTTACGGTAGAGGAATACCATGCCCTCGCTGCAGCTGGCATCCTAACAGAAGATAGCCGCGTCGAACTGCTAGACGGCCGCATCGTCGCCATGTCTCCGATCGGATCGAAGCATCTGCACTGCGTCAACCGCCTCAACGAACTGTTCGCCCGGCGCCTTTATCACTCGGGTGCACCGCTAGCGCGAATTAGCGTGCAGAACCCCGTGCGCCTGACCCCACACAGCGAGCCGGAGCCCGATCTGGTGCTGCTGCGCCCCGATGCGCCGCAAGACCGCACGCCCATCCCCGACGACGTGCTGCTGCTCATTGAAGTGGCCGACACAAGTGCGGACTTTGACCGCACGGAGAAGCGGCCGCGCTACGCGGCCGCCGGCATCCCCGAGTACTGGCTCGTCGACCTAGCAGCCGAGACGGTGGAAGTGGCCCGCGGGCCCGAGGCGGGGCGCTACACCACGATCACGCGTGCAACGCGCGGCGATACGCTTGCGGTGGAGGCGCTGCCAACCCTTGAGGCCTTGCCGGTTCAGGAGATCCTGCAGAAGCAGACGTAG
- a CDS encoding AAA family ATPase, which produces MSSRILSLQLQGYRPFRDLSAQLDNLEVIAGANGSGKSSLFEFLRFLRNSIYSDIPPEIVEGSIGQRIFHVAGPDRFRWTVEIDTGHPVPLHYEGELLGPVGKTHVASESVKTAEPLGQTHDEPYIFMDIREREGVVNEAGDLNKQDISLKRPNQLALSAMTNPALDTLYKLREYIRGWRFYNAFNINNQAIRRSVPIEQEPVLHEDAGNLSSVLHYLMTEHRTAFDELQHHLRMAVPGFKGLNVKARGGPGEVIAFWQEGSVDEELSLADLSDGILRLICWITLSVHPSPPTLICIDEPGQGVHPRTLPILAGLFQKVAERTQVLLATHNSYFLKQFDIDQIAVMRKEDGGAQFLKPKNSKVLMYNLEEFGTEELEAMHRSDELERLA; this is translated from the coding sequence ATGAGCTCCCGTATACTTTCGCTTCAACTTCAAGGCTACCGGCCCTTTAGAGATCTTAGCGCTCAACTGGATAATCTGGAAGTTATCGCAGGAGCTAACGGATCTGGCAAGTCGAGTTTATTTGAGTTTCTGCGATTCCTTCGAAACTCGATTTACAGCGATATTCCACCGGAGATTGTGGAAGGCTCAATCGGCCAGCGCATCTTTCATGTCGCAGGGCCCGACCGATTTCGATGGACGGTGGAGATAGATACAGGGCATCCCGTTCCGCTTCACTATGAAGGAGAACTACTGGGGCCGGTAGGCAAAACACATGTAGCAAGTGAATCAGTGAAGACCGCCGAACCACTAGGGCAAACCCATGACGAGCCGTATATTTTCATGGACATTCGGGAGCGCGAAGGGGTCGTCAACGAAGCGGGCGATTTAAACAAGCAAGATATTTCGCTCAAGCGACCCAATCAGCTCGCTTTGAGCGCTATGACGAATCCGGCACTCGATACGCTTTACAAACTTCGAGAATACATTCGCGGATGGCGGTTCTACAACGCCTTCAATATCAACAACCAGGCGATCCGGCGTTCGGTGCCCATTGAGCAAGAACCGGTCTTGCATGAGGACGCAGGCAATTTGAGTTCGGTCCTGCATTATCTGATGACCGAACACCGCACAGCATTCGACGAACTGCAGCATCACTTGCGCATGGCGGTGCCCGGCTTTAAAGGGCTCAACGTGAAGGCACGCGGCGGGCCTGGAGAGGTGATCGCCTTTTGGCAGGAAGGGAGCGTCGATGAAGAGCTTAGCCTAGCTGATCTCTCGGACGGAATTCTCCGACTTATCTGCTGGATCACTCTGTCGGTTCACCCCAGCCCTCCAACGCTCATTTGCATTGACGAACCGGGGCAAGGCGTACACCCACGCACCCTTCCGATCCTGGCCGGTCTCTTTCAGAAAGTGGCAGAACGCACGCAGGTCCTCTTGGCCACGCACAATTCGTACTTTTTAAAGCAGTTCGATATTGATCAGATCGCTGTTATGCGAAAGGAGGATGGGGGGGCACAATTCCTGAAACCGAAGAATTCGAAGGTGCTCATGTACAACCTCGAAGAGTTCGGCACGGAAGAGCTGGAAGCCATGCATCGGAGCGATGAATTGGAGCGTTTGGCATGA
- a CDS encoding DUF4276 family protein, translated as MNVIVYVEGPSDANAMEALLAPLIKEKLRRGIHIKFFGAPTGHKKKSVLLKVPVRAVNILRNRPKARVVALPDLYPPNAGFPHETVEELREGMQETFRAHVQEKGLQDARLGQRFEAFCFKHDLEALVLAAENSLGARLGTDSLPVSWQTPVEDQNHDKPPKRIVEELFEAHGTRYRGAIDAPLILSRARYEDIVEQCPQGFGPFVEFLERL; from the coding sequence ATGAACGTTATCGTGTATGTGGAGGGCCCGTCGGATGCTAATGCCATGGAAGCGTTGCTAGCCCCTCTCATAAAAGAAAAATTGCGGCGGGGGATACATATCAAATTCTTTGGGGCCCCAACAGGACATAAGAAGAAATCGGTTCTTCTCAAGGTGCCCGTCCGGGCGGTAAACATCCTGCGCAACAGGCCGAAAGCACGTGTGGTAGCCTTGCCTGACCTGTATCCCCCAAATGCAGGTTTTCCCCATGAAACTGTAGAGGAGCTTCGTGAAGGAATGCAGGAAACGTTTCGTGCCCACGTGCAGGAAAAAGGCCTTCAGGACGCCCGTCTGGGGCAGCGCTTCGAGGCGTTCTGTTTCAAGCACGATCTGGAGGCTCTTGTCCTTGCTGCTGAGAATTCACTCGGTGCACGACTTGGCACCGACTCGCTCCCTGTCTCTTGGCAGACACCTGTCGAAGACCAAAATCATGATAAACCGCCCAAGCGCATTGTGGAAGAGCTTTTCGAAGCGCACGGCACTCGCTACCGCGGCGCCATTGATGCGCCACTTATTCTGTCGAGGGCCCGGTACGAGGACATCGTTGAGCAATGTCCACAGGGCTTTGGGCCATTCGTGGAGTTTCTCGAACGTCTGTGA
- a CDS encoding response regulator transcription factor yields the protein MAYVLIVDDEPSIVLPLEYLMQQHGHETHVLADGAAVLPALEERLPDLVLLDVMLPNQDGYALCEAIRARAAWDDLKIVMLTVKSRAADREKGRALGADAYITKPFSVETVVATVQEQLRAA from the coding sequence ATGGCGTACGTTCTCATCGTTGACGACGAGCCCAGCATTGTTTTGCCGCTGGAATACCTGATGCAACAGCACGGCCACGAGACGCACGTGCTTGCCGACGGCGCAGCGGTGCTTCCGGCCCTTGAGGAACGCCTGCCCGACCTGGTGCTGCTGGACGTGATGCTGCCCAACCAGGACGGCTACGCGTTGTGCGAGGCCATCCGAGCGCGCGCGGCCTGGGACGACCTAAAGATTGTCATGCTCACCGTCAAAAGCCGCGCTGCCGACCGCGAAAAGGGACGGGCCCTGGGCGCAGACGCCTACATCACCAAACCATTCAGCGTGGAAACCGTCGTAGCCACCGTACAGGAACAGCTCCGCGCTGCCTAG
- a CDS encoding ammonium transporter, translating into MRFVLCCAVLLFVPLAAHGAPQEAPEAAAVQLHLNYVWTILAACMVFLMQAGFALLETGFTRAKNAVNIIMKNVMDAGAGVIAFFLVGFGLMFGSSWGGLVGTTGFALQGLADAASTSWTYAFFFFQAVFAATAATIVSGAVAERIKFSGYLVFSIAITAVIYPVVGSWAWGGLLAGGGWLEGLGFIDFAGSTVVHSVGGWAALAGALVLGPRAGAYDAAGRPRDIPGHSLPLAALGVFILWFGWFGFNAGSTTAGTTSIALIALNTFLAAGAGAVGAMAYTWIVHGTPDAPMTLNGVLAGLVGITAGCAALAPAFALLSGAVAGVLVVIATQALRRIIDDPVGAVAVHGVCGVWGTLAAGLFASSGFSLAQVGVQALGALAAFLWTFPLSYGLFWTLDRTLGLRINGSLEDVGLDLHEHDVRAYPEFIAARGETGDGTSVPATVQS; encoded by the coding sequence ATGCGTTTCGTCCTTTGCTGTGCGGTACTGCTGTTCGTGCCACTAGCGGCGCACGGCGCGCCCCAAGAAGCGCCGGAGGCCGCTGCTGTGCAGTTGCACCTGAACTACGTGTGGACCATTCTGGCGGCGTGCATGGTCTTCTTGATGCAGGCCGGCTTTGCCTTGTTGGAAACGGGCTTCACACGGGCCAAGAACGCCGTCAACATCATCATGAAGAACGTGATGGATGCTGGCGCCGGCGTCATCGCCTTCTTTCTGGTGGGCTTCGGGCTGATGTTCGGTTCGTCGTGGGGCGGCCTCGTAGGAACGACGGGGTTTGCGCTTCAGGGGCTTGCCGACGCAGCGTCTACGTCCTGGACCTACGCTTTCTTTTTCTTTCAGGCGGTGTTTGCGGCCACGGCGGCCACGATCGTTTCGGGGGCGGTGGCCGAGCGCATCAAGTTTAGCGGCTACCTCGTGTTTTCGATTGCCATCACGGCCGTCATCTATCCGGTTGTTGGATCGTGGGCGTGGGGCGGACTCCTGGCGGGTGGCGGCTGGCTGGAGGGCCTGGGCTTTATCGACTTCGCCGGATCCACGGTCGTGCACTCGGTGGGCGGATGGGCCGCGCTGGCGGGTGCATTGGTCCTGGGCCCACGCGCTGGTGCGTACGACGCCGCCGGTCGGCCGCGCGACATCCCGGGCCATAGCTTGCCCCTGGCCGCGCTGGGCGTGTTCATCTTGTGGTTTGGCTGGTTCGGCTTCAACGCCGGCTCCACCACGGCGGGCACCACGAGCATTGCCCTCATTGCGCTGAACACATTCCTCGCGGCGGGCGCGGGCGCGGTCGGGGCCATGGCCTACACCTGGATCGTGCATGGCACGCCCGATGCCCCCATGACGCTGAACGGCGTACTGGCGGGCCTCGTGGGAATTACCGCGGGCTGCGCAGCCCTTGCGCCCGCGTTTGCGCTGCTCAGCGGCGCCGTTGCGGGCGTCCTGGTGGTTATCGCAACGCAGGCCCTCCGCCGCATTATCGACGACCCGGTGGGCGCGGTGGCCGTACACGGCGTCTGCGGCGTGTGGGGCACGCTCGCCGCCGGCCTCTTTGCAAGCAGCGGGTTCTCCCTCGCGCAGGTGGGTGTGCAGGCGCTGGGCGCGCTCGCTGCTTTTCTGTGGACGTTCCCGCTCAGCTATGGGCTGTTTTGGACGCTGGACCGCACGCTGGGCCTGCGCATCAACGGCTCGCTCGAAGATGTGGGCCTCGATTTGCACGAACACGACGTCCGCGCCTATCCGGAGTTCATCGCGGCCCGCGGCGAGACGGGCGACGGTACGTCGGTTCCTGCAACGGTGCAGTCCTGA
- a CDS encoding OmpA family protein: MGCQRGNVADVQARADSLQAANAQLQATVQQLRSQVSRLQAEPAAASPSSIQLEPAIYFPSGSAWLTDRGRDALDQIAQQIKSQYPNRDFRIKGYTDSMPIGEALKDTYPSNWYLSAQRAAAVAHYLDKAHNIQTPTLEIGAYGPQQPVASNETPTGRQQNRRVVIVIDEPAPDPGA; encoded by the coding sequence ATGGGCTGCCAACGCGGAAACGTAGCAGACGTGCAAGCGCGCGCCGACTCGCTCCAGGCGGCCAACGCGCAGTTGCAAGCAACCGTGCAGCAACTGCGAAGTCAGGTCAGCCGGCTGCAGGCGGAGCCAGCGGCGGCCTCGCCCAGCAGCATCCAGCTCGAACCGGCCATCTACTTTCCGTCGGGCAGCGCCTGGCTGACGGACCGCGGGCGTGACGCGCTCGACCAGATTGCGCAACAGATCAAGTCGCAGTACCCGAATCGCGACTTCCGCATCAAAGGCTATACCGACAGCATGCCAATCGGCGAAGCGCTGAAAGACACCTACCCCAGCAACTGGTATCTCTCGGCGCAGCGCGCGGCGGCAGTGGCGCACTACCTCGACAAAGCGCACAACATCCAGACCCCTACGCTGGAAATTGGCGCCTACGGTCCGCAGCAACCGGTAGCCAGCAACGAGACGCCGACCGGGCGCCAGCAAAACCGCCGTGTGGTGATTGTGATCGACGAGCCAGCCCCCGACCCGGGCGCGTAG
- the uvrA gene encoding excinuclease ABC subunit UvrA, with translation MTQTLDAAPTQDPVIANASPEARAKARDHIVVRGARQHNLKDISLDIPRNRLVVFTGPSGSGKSSLCFDTIYAEGQRRYVESLSAYARQFLERMDKPDADLITGLAPAIAIEQKAAGKNPRSTVATQTEIYDHLRLLFARIGTTISPISGEPVTKDTPRSLALALEERLEDGTRFYLCFPVPEHRDIALRDELKSLREQGFYRIVLRPTEKQAADGAQPEVFDLNETPPSTVNNYGRDRLLVLVDRLKVKAGDEDTRSRIAASAEQAFTEGPGVCMIQPVRRDGPTPAPLRFSKFFERDGRRFEEPTPLMFSFNSPVGACPTCQGFGRVPGIDPDLVVPNKELSIREGALAPFRTDKWQKHFKKLIAVASEEGLNIDCPYRELDDWERTLIWDGKGDYIGLHGFFEFLNKRSYKTHYRIFRARFRGYSTCPDCQGYRVNEDARCVKINGKHIGEVCAMTTVAARDFFEGLRLSAHEEEVAGRVMEELRKRSRYLVDVGLTYLTLDRLAQTLSGGETQRINLSTSLGSSLVGSLYVLDEPTIGLHPRDNDRLLDILRRLRDLGNSVLVVEHDPATMRAADQLIDMGPRSGAFGGEVTFQGTYEDILEAEDSLTGRYLSGREAIGTPAERRAVNDERCIIVENARQHNLKHLDVRFPLDMITCVTGVSGSGKSTLTNQTLYEGLDRLKGGSGDNKVGAHDAIRGHHRIDAVELVDQQPIGRTPRSNPATYTGAFDGIRKLFSETRQSQIHGYAPGFFSFNVAGGRCEACKGEGVVKVEMQFLADLYLECEACNGQRYKQEVLSVTYNGKNIADVLEMTVDEAAAFFAGERSVTNKLEVLQDIGLGYLTLGQPSTTLSGGEAQRIKLASHLSGRHTDRRLYIFDEPTTGLHFNDIKKLLHAFDQLVAHGHSVVIVEHNLDVIAYADYVIDLGPEGGDAGGEVVVAGTPETVAAHPTSHTGRHLREIL, from the coding sequence ATGACGCAGACCCTCGACGCCGCCCCTACGCAAGATCCGGTGATTGCCAACGCCTCCCCCGAGGCCCGCGCCAAAGCCCGCGACCATATCGTGGTGCGGGGCGCCCGGCAACACAACCTCAAAGACATCTCGCTCGACATCCCGCGCAACCGCCTCGTGGTGTTTACCGGCCCCTCGGGCTCGGGCAAGTCCAGCCTCTGCTTCGACACCATCTACGCCGAGGGCCAGCGCCGCTACGTGGAGAGCCTCAGCGCGTACGCCCGCCAGTTCCTGGAGCGGATGGACAAGCCCGACGCGGATCTTATCACCGGCCTCGCCCCCGCCATCGCCATCGAGCAAAAAGCCGCGGGGAAAAATCCGCGCTCGACGGTGGCCACCCAGACCGAGATTTACGACCACCTGCGGCTTCTCTTTGCCCGCATTGGCACCACCATCTCGCCGATCAGTGGGGAGCCCGTTACCAAAGATACGCCCCGCAGCCTGGCGCTAGCGTTGGAGGAGCGCCTGGAGGACGGGACGCGCTTTTACCTGTGCTTCCCCGTCCCCGAACACCGCGACATTGCCCTGCGCGACGAGCTCAAGAGCCTGCGCGAACAGGGCTTTTACCGCATCGTGCTGCGTCCCACCGAAAAGCAAGCCGCCGATGGCGCGCAGCCCGAGGTGTTTGACCTCAACGAAACGCCGCCTTCTACGGTGAACAACTATGGGCGCGACCGGCTGCTCGTACTGGTTGACCGTCTGAAGGTGAAGGCGGGCGACGAAGACACCCGCTCGCGCATCGCAGCGTCGGCCGAGCAAGCCTTTACCGAGGGGCCCGGCGTGTGCATGATTCAGCCGGTGCGCCGCGACGGCCCCACGCCCGCGCCGCTTCGCTTCAGCAAGTTTTTTGAACGCGACGGCCGCCGCTTCGAGGAGCCCACGCCGCTCATGTTCAGCTTTAACAGCCCGGTGGGCGCGTGCCCCACGTGCCAGGGCTTTGGGCGCGTGCCGGGCATCGACCCCGACCTGGTCGTTCCCAACAAGGAGCTGTCCATCCGCGAAGGCGCGCTCGCGCCCTTCCGCACCGACAAATGGCAGAAGCACTTCAAGAAGCTCATCGCGGTGGCCTCGGAGGAAGGTCTCAACATCGACTGCCCCTACCGCGAGCTGGACGACTGGGAGCGCACCCTCATCTGGGACGGCAAGGGCGACTACATTGGCCTGCACGGCTTCTTCGAGTTTCTGAATAAGCGCTCCTACAAAACCCATTACCGCATCTTCCGGGCCCGCTTTCGCGGCTACTCCACCTGTCCCGATTGCCAGGGCTACCGCGTGAACGAGGACGCGCGCTGCGTGAAGATCAACGGCAAGCACATCGGCGAGGTGTGCGCCATGACCACCGTAGCGGCGCGCGACTTCTTCGAAGGGCTCCGCTTGTCTGCTCACGAAGAGGAAGTGGCCGGCCGGGTGATGGAGGAGCTCCGCAAACGCAGCCGGTACCTGGTGGACGTGGGCCTCACGTACCTCACCCTCGACCGCCTGGCCCAAACGCTCTCGGGCGGCGAAACGCAGCGCATCAACCTGTCGACGTCGCTGGGCTCCTCGCTTGTCGGATCGCTGTACGTGCTCGACGAACCCACGATTGGCCTGCATCCGCGCGACAACGACCGCCTGCTCGACATCCTGCGGCGCCTGCGCGACCTTGGCAACTCGGTGCTTGTGGTTGAGCACGACCCGGCCACCATGCGGGCCGCGGATCAGCTCATTGACATGGGCCCGCGCTCGGGCGCCTTCGGCGGTGAGGTCACGTTTCAGGGGACGTACGAGGACATCCTGGAGGCCGAGGACTCGCTTACCGGGCGGTACCTGAGCGGGCGCGAGGCCATCGGCACGCCCGCAGAGCGCCGCGCGGTGAATGACGAGCGCTGCATCATCGTGGAAAACGCCCGCCAGCACAACCTGAAGCACCTCGACGTGCGCTTTCCGCTCGACATGATTACGTGCGTCACCGGCGTCAGCGGATCGGGCAAATCGACCCTCACCAACCAAACCCTGTACGAGGGGCTCGACCGGCTGAAGGGCGGCAGCGGCGACAACAAAGTGGGCGCCCACGATGCCATTCGCGGCCACCATCGCATCGACGCGGTGGAATTGGTCGATCAGCAACCCATTGGCCGGACGCCGCGCTCCAACCCGGCCACCTACACCGGTGCCTTCGACGGCATCCGCAAGCTCTTTTCCGAGACGCGCCAGTCGCAGATTCACGGCTACGCGCCCGGGTTCTTTAGCTTCAACGTGGCCGGGGGGCGCTGTGAGGCCTGTAAGGGAGAGGGCGTCGTGAAGGTGGAGATGCAGTTCCTGGCCGACCTGTACCTGGAGTGCGAAGCCTGCAACGGCCAGCGCTACAAGCAGGAAGTGCTAAGCGTGACGTATAACGGCAAAAACATCGCCGATGTGCTAGAGATGACCGTCGACGAGGCCGCAGCGTTCTTTGCGGGCGAGCGGTCGGTCACCAACAAGCTGGAGGTGCTGCAAGACATTGGCTTGGGCTACCTGACGCTCGGGCAGCCGTCCACTACGCTCTCGGGCGGCGAAGCGCAGCGCATCAAACTGGCCAGCCACCTCAGCGGCCGCCACACCGACCGCCGCCTGTACATTTTCGACGAACCCACCACCGGCCTCCACTTCAACGACATCAAGAAGCTGCTGCACGCCTTCGATCAGCTCGTAGCGCACGGCCACTCGGTCGTCATTGTGGAGCACAACCTGGACGTGATTGCCTACGCCGACTACGTCATTGACCTGGGGCCCGAGGGTGGCGATGCGGGGGGCGAGGTTGTCGTGGCCGGAACGCCGGAAACGGTCGCGGCGCATCCCACCAGCCACACGGGACGCCATCTGCGCGAGATCCTTTAA